From Jiangella mangrovi:
CGTAGAAGTCGCCGCCCTCGGCGACGTACACGACCCCGTCGACGATGCCGGCGACGGCGTAGGACAAGGGCCGGGGGAGCGGCGGCAGCTCGGCCCGCTCGAGCCGCGCCCGCCGCTCGTCCCAGCGCAACCGGTACACGTCGGCGAACTTCTCGACCGGGCGCTGCAGTGTGCCGCCGGGTCCGCCGCGATAGCCCTCGCCGCCGATGACCAGCACGCCGTCGCCGGTGCTCAGCGTCGCCGCATAGCCGACGGCGTCCGGCAGCTGCCCCGCGGCATGCCAACGCCGCGTACGCCGCGAGTACACGAACGCGTCGGTCCAGTACACCTTGCCGAGCGTGTTCGCCCTGGTCGCGGTCAGCGCCGGCTCCGGGAAGTTCGCTCCACCGGCGACGATCAGGTGGTCGCCGTGCGCGCCGGCGATCGGCCCGGCCAGCCCGAGCTGGGTCCAGTACGCCTCACCGACCGGTATCGCCTCGTGCCAGTCCGTGGTGTTCGCCGGGACGTCGGGGAGCCGCGTCCAGCTGGCGCCGCCGGCCGGGCCGCCCGCGGGGGCCGCAGCTGACGCCGTCGTCGATAGAGAGGCGACCGCACCGGCCGAGCCGGCCGCCGCCAGGGTGAGTGCTGCCCGTCGTGTGAGGTCCGTCATGTCGGATATCCGACCAAAGAGGCGACCGTTCGTCAACGTTCTTGACACATATCCCATATGTGATGTGGGATGGATCTTCCCGACGAAGGAGGACCTCCATGCGCCTGCCCGTCGTCCTTGCCCTGACGCTCGCTCTGTCGGCGGGTGCCCTCACGGCCCACGCCGCGCCGCCGATCCGGCAGACCGTCGTCTTCGAGTCCGGCACCGAGGGCTACGACACGTTCCGCATCCCCGCGATCGTCCGCTCCGACGAGGGCACGCTGCTCGCGTTCGCCGAGGGCCGGGTCGGCGGCGGGGGCGACACCGGTGACATCGACCTCGTGCTGCGCCGCTCGCACGACAACGGCCGCACGTGGGGGCCGCTGCAGGTGGTCGGCGACAACGGCCTGAACGTCTTCGGCAACCCGACGCCCGTCGTCGACCCCGCGACCGGCGACGTCGTCCTGCTCAGCACCCACAACGCCGGCGACGCCACCGAGGCCGAGATCATGCGCGGCGAGGTCACCCCCGAGCAGAGCCGCCGCGTGTTCGTCCAACGCAGCAGCGACGACGGCGCCAGCTGGTCCGCCGCGCGCGACATCACCGCTGACACCAAGCTGCCTGAGTGGCGCTGGTACGCGACCGGGCCGGTGCACGCCATCGCGCTCGAGCACGGCGAGCACCGCGGCCGGCTGGTCGCGCCGGCGAACCACTCGACCAGCCCGGCGCCCGGTTCGGCCGACACCGGGCAGGAGGCGAAGTACTACGGTGCGCACTCCCTCTACAGCGACGACGGCGGCCTGACCTGGCAGCTCGGCGACATCGACACCCCGCTGACCGGCGTCGTGAACCCGAACGAGAACACCGTCACCGAGCTCGCCGACGGCACGCTCTACTTCAACGCGCGCGACCAGAACGGCACCGGTGTCGGCACCCGCGCGACCACCACCAGCAGCGACGGCGGCGAGACGTTCGACGCGCCGTACGCGCTGGAACCGGGCATCGTCACGCCGGTCGTGCAGGGCTCGGTGCTGCGGCTGCCGCGCGCCGGCGACCGGCTCGTGTACTCCGGTCCGGCGAACCCGACGGCGCGGCGGACGCTGCAGCTGCGGTACAGCTTCGACCAGGGCGCGACGTGGACCGGTGGGCCGGTGCTGCACGACGGCCCGGCGGCCTACTCGGACGTGGTCGAGGCCGGTGGGCGGACGCTCGGCGTGCTGTACGAGAACGGCGACACCGGGACCTACGAGCGCATCACCTTCGCCCGCGTGCCGTTCGTCGCGCTGGACCGCGGGCTGCCCGCCGTCGCGACCACTCCGGACTCGTCGGGGAGTGGCGGGTCCGACGGTGTGGTGAGCGGCTCGCCGACGGTGGTGGCCGACGGCGCCGTCGACGGGGCGCTGCGGCTGGGGGCGGCCGGCGACCATGTCGAGGTGCCGCGGAGCGCTCACGTCGACGTCGGCGACGGGCCGTTCACCGCGGCCGGCTGGTTCCGCACGGACGTCGCCGCCGACCAGGCGTTGCTGTGGGCGTACAACTCCGGCAGCGGACGGGACCAGTGGTGGATCCGGCTCGAGCCCGGGGCGAACCGGATCCGGGCGCTGATCGACACGTCGCTCGGAACCGGACGCTGATCGCGCCGGGGTCCTTCGCCGACGGCGGGTGGCACCACGTGGCGCTGACGCGGGGCGCCGACGGGGTGGTCCTCTACGTCGACGGCGTCGCGGTCGCGTCCGGGGCGCCCGTGCCCGGCTCGGTCACCACCGACGCCGCCGTCGGCCTGCACCTGGGCCAGCGGCCGGACGGCGCCAACCAGCTCCTCGGCGACCTCGACGACGTCTGGCTGCTCGGCCGCGCGGCGTCGGCGGCCGAGATCGCGGCGCTGGCCGCAGGTGACGCCGTCGGCGACCCGCTCGTCCACCTCCCGCTCGACGAGGTGAGCCGCGCGACCTGAGATCATGACGGCATGGACGTGCGGGGGGACTGGGCGACGGACGGTCGCGACTTCCGTGCCGTGGTGGCCGGCGATGTCCGGCGCCGCGGCGGCAGCGGCTGGGAGCTCGTCGAGCACCGCGGCGACGCCGGCCGCACGGGGGTGTTCGAGGTGTTCCGCGAGGACGGCGGCGCGCTGCCGGTGCTCTCGGCGACGGCCGGCGAGGTCGCGGTCCCGCGGCACCTGGTGCGCCGGTTCACCGAGGCGGCCGTCCCCGACCTCGTCGGTCCGCTGCTCCGGCCCGACGGCATCGACTGGCTGCTCGGCACGCTGCCGCTCTGGCTCCAGCTGGCCGGGCGGTACGTCGTCCGGTGGGAGGGGCCCGAGTGGCCGCTCGGCGAGACGCCGGACGGCCGGCCCACGCGCTACTCCGAGGAGGCCGAGGGCGCGCGGTGCCTGCACTGGCTGCGGCTGGTGCTCGACGCCGGCGAGGTCGTGGCCGACACCTACCAGGACGACGACGTCTCCGGTCTGTGCCTGAGCTCGGAGTGCCCCGCCGACCCGGCCGCCGTCGACACCGCGTACGTGCGGCTGCACACCGACCTGGGGCTGCCGCACGGACGGATCGAACGGGTCGCGCTCACGATCGACGACGGGCTCCGGGCGGCCGGCCGGCACGAGCGCTGCGTGCTCACCGAGGTGGAGCTGACCGTCGACGGCCGGCCGCTGCTGTTGATGGCCGCGGAGCGCGAGGGCGACTGGTGGCGGCGCTACGACGAGTCCGTCGCCGTCTTCCGCGACCCCGCCGTGGCCGACCGGATCGTCTGGTGGCCCGCCCGCGGGTCCGACCGTTAGGTTGGCACGATGACGCTGGCACGGGTGGGCTACGCCGCCATGCTGGAGCGGTTCGCGCCGTCCGAGGTCGTGCAGCTGGCGGTGGCGGCCGAGGCCGCGGGGTTCGACGGCGTCATGGCCGACGACCACTTCCAGCCGTGGACGCCGCAGCAGGGGCAGGCCGGGTTCGTCTGGAACGTCATGACGGCCATGGCCGAGCGCACCCGCGGCCTGGTCGGCGTCGGCGCGACCTGCCCGTCGTTCCGGTGGCATCCCGCCGTCGTCGCGCAGGCGGCGGCCACGCTGGAGCAGCTGTACCCGGGCCGGCACTGGCTGGGCATCGGGTCCGGCGAGGCCATCAGCGAGCACGTCGTCGGCGGGTACTGGCCCGAGGCGCCGCAGCGGATCGCCCGCATGTTCGAGGCGGTCGAGATCATCCAGAAGCTCTTCACCGGCCGCGACGTCCGCCACGACGGCCGGTTCTTCACGCTCGAGCGCACCCGCCTGTGGACCATGCCCGCCGCGCCGCCGCCGGTCTACATCGCGACGTCCGGGCCCATCACCGCCCGCCGGGCCGGCGCCTCCTGCGACGGCATGATCACCGTGGCCAGCACGCCGGACAAGGTGGCGTCCCTCTTCGGCCGCTTCGACGAGGGCGCCCGCTCGGCCGGCAAGGACCCGTCGACGCTGGCGAAGATCGTGCAGGTCCACCTCTCGTGGGCCCCCGACCCCGCCGAGGCGGCCGCCCAGGCGCTGCGCGAGTGGCCCAACGGCGCCATGCGGTTCTCGAAGGCCGACATCCGCTCGCCCTACGACTTCGACCAGATCGCACGCATGGTCCGGGTCGAGGACTTCGAGGGCCGGGTGCTCATCTCCGCCGACCTCGAGGTGCACCGTCGCGAGATCCAGCGCTACCTCGACGCCGGCGCCACCCACGTCTACCTGCACGACGCCGGCCCCGACCAACGCACCTGGATCGACGTGTTCGGGCGCGAGGTGCTCCCCAAGCTCACCGCCTGACCCACGCGACCGGCTTGGCACGCCGGAGCGTTCCACAAACCAGGGCAAGTCGGACGCGATTGGTCGCCTCCGGCGTGCCAAGGGGTCACCCCAGGCGTGCCAAGCCGAATCAGAGGGGCGAGAAGGTGAGTACCGGGCGGCCGGTGCGGGGGTTGAGGTGGATGTCGGCGTCAACGCCGAAGACGGACCGTACGACCTCCGGGACCAGGACCTCCGACGGCGCGCCGGCGGCAGCCACCCGGCCGCCGGCCAGCACGACCACCTGGTCGCAGTAGGCGGCCGCCAGGTTGAGGTCGTGCAGCGCCGCCAGCGTCGTCACCCCCAGCGAGCGGACGAACGTCAGCAGCGCCAGCTGGTAGTGGATGTCGAGGTGGTTGGTCGGCTCGTCGAGCAGCAGCAACTCCGGCTGCTGCGTGATCGCCCGGGCCAGGTGCACCCGCTGCCGCTCGCCGCCGGACAGGGTGTGCCAGTCGCGGTCGGCGAGGTCGTGCATGCCGACCGTCTCCAACGCAGCCAGCGCCAACCCCTCGTCAGCAGCAGAAGCGCGGTGCGGCGTCCGGCCCAGCAGGACCACGTCGAGCACCTGCAGCGGCACGTCCGTCGACGACTCCTGCTCGACGACGGCGACGCGGCGGGCGCGGTCGCGGCGGCGCATCGCGCCCAGGTCGGAACCGCCCAGCAGCACCTGGCCGCCGTCGGGACGGTAGGTGCCCGCCACCGTGCGCAGCAGGCTGGACTTGCCGGAGCCGTTGGGTCCCAGCAGCCCGGTCATCGTGCCCGGCGCGACCGACAGGCGGACGCCGTCGACGATGAGGCGCCCGTCGGCGGACCAGGAGACGTCGGCGACCGACAGTGCGGGCGCAGCCTCCGCACGACCGGCCGGCGGCTGGAGCAGAACGGGAGTGTCGAGAACGGTCATCGGCCAACCCTCCGGCGGCGTAGCAGGACGGCGAACGCGGGAGCACCGAGGAAGGCGGTGACGACGCCCACCGGCAGCTCGCGCGGGTCGAACAGGGTGCGGGCCAGGGTGTCGGCCCAGATCATGAAGCTGGCGCCGGCCAGTGCCGACAACGGCAGCACCGCGCGGTGCCCGGAGCCGACGACGAACCGGACGGCGTGCGGGAGCATGAGCCCGACGAAGCCGATGGCGCCGCTGACGGCGACGGCAGCGCCCGTGAGCAGCGCGACCAGCGTGAGCAGCGTCCACCGGGTCCGGTTGACCTCGATGCCGAGCGACAGCGCCGTCGAGTCGCCGAACGCGAACGCGTCGAGCACCCGGCTCCGCGACACCAGCACCGCCCCGACCACGACGACGGCGACCCAGACGATCGCCGCGTCTGACCAGGACGCTCCGCCGAGCGAACCCAGCAGCCAGCTGAGGATCTCGCGGTAGGAGTCGCCGGTCGCGGACCAGAAGATGATGAACGACGTCGCGGCGGAGCACAGGTACGACACCGCGAGCCCGGCCAGCACGGTCCGCGTCGGCGCCAGCTCGCCGCGCCGGTTGGCCAGCGCGAACGTCACCACCAACGCCAGCAGCGCGCCCGCGAACGCGGCCACCGGCAGGCCCAGCCAGCCGACGCCGAGGATCAGCACGGCCACCGCGCCCACCGACGCGCCGGACGACAGCCCCAGCAGGTACGGGTCGGCCAGCGGGTTGCGGGTCAGGGTCTGCATGACGGCGCCGCAGACCGCCAGCGCGGCGCCGACGGCGGCCGCCGTCAGCACCCGGGGCAGCCGCAGCTCCCACACGATGCCGTCGCGCAGCTGCGACAGCGACGACGAGGACAGCCCCAGGTGGTCGCCGATCGAGCGCCACACGTCCAGGGGATGCAGGTCGGCGGAGCCGATGGTGACGGCCAGCGTGATCGACGCCGCCAGGACCGCCGTCATGACGGCGATCCAGCCGGTCGTGCGCGCCCCCGCCCGCCGCACCTGGGGCGCCGAAGCGCCGCCGGGCACGGTGGGCGGGGAAGCGGTCGTCGTCACAGGCCCAGCTCCTCCAGCTGCCCGGCGAGGTCGACGACGGCCTGCGCGTTGCGCACGCCCGCCTCGGCGGCGGGGAACGGCAGCGTCAGGTACCGCTCCTCGGCGACGGCGGGCAGCGCGGCGGTCGCGGGGTTGTTCGTGAGCCGCTCGATCTTGCTGTCGGCGGTGTTCCAGGCCGCGTCGACCAGGATGATCACGTCCGGGTTCCGGTCGATGATCTGCTCCCAGCTGACGTTCGACCAGGTCGCGTCGACGTCGGCGAAGATGTTCTCGACGCCGAGCTCGCGCATCATCATGGCCGGGGCGCCGATGTCGCCGCCGACGAACGGCGCGTCCTCGCCCGAGGAGTACCAGAGCGCCGTCAGTCCGTCGCCGGGCGACTCGACCTGGTCGAGCAGCGCCTGCTGCTCGGCCACCAGCGAGTCGGCGGCCTCGGTGACGCCGAAGAACGAGGCGACCTCGTGGATCTCGGCGAACAGCTCGTCGAAGGTCATCGGGTCCGGCTGGTACGCCGGCTCCTGGCAGGCAGCCGGCGACACGTAGGTCGTGATGCCGAAGTCGGCCAGCGACGACCGCTCGCCGGCGGTGTCGACGCCGAAGTTGCTCTCCCAGCCGCCGTAGACGAAGTCCGGCTCGACGTCGAGGAGGGCCTCCTGACCGGGCACGTTGTCGGACAGGACGGGGACGC
This genomic window contains:
- a CDS encoding galactose oxidase, coding for MTDLTRRAALTLAAAGSAGAVASLSTTASAAAPAGGPAGGASWTRLPDVPANTTDWHEAIPVGEAYWTQLGLAGPIAGAHGDHLIVAGGANFPEPALTATRANTLGKVYWTDAFVYSRRTRRWHAAGQLPDAVGYAATLSTGDGVLVIGGEGYRGGPGGTLQRPVEKFADVYRLRWDERRARLERAELPPLPRPLSYAVAGIVDGVVYVAEGGDFYGLDLSRPERGWATLPRWPGDPRTVAVGAAQDGRFFLLSGRSQGADKAWTFHRDAYAYSPRRRRWDRIADLPWCVTAGLAHPVGRTGLVVVGGDKDIDRWNLIEHHVALRAAAPPGSAEWQRQNDIVTWIYDHHTGFNGELLRYDTRRDRWSVDGWFPGPPPATTPAVDWDGDLVVASGEVGPGIRTPRVWRAEF
- a CDS encoding sialidase family protein — its product is MRLPVVLALTLALSAGALTAHAAPPIRQTVVFESGTEGYDTFRIPAIVRSDEGTLLAFAEGRVGGGGDTGDIDLVLRRSHDNGRTWGPLQVVGDNGLNVFGNPTPVVDPATGDVVLLSTHNAGDATEAEIMRGEVTPEQSRRVFVQRSSDDGASWSAARDITADTKLPEWRWYATGPVHAIALEHGEHRGRLVAPANHSTSPAPGSADTGQEAKYYGAHSLYSDDGGLTWQLGDIDTPLTGVVNPNENTVTELADGTLYFNARDQNGTGVGTRATTTSSDGGETFDAPYALEPGIVTPVVQGSVLRLPRAGDRLVYSGPANPTARRTLQLRYSFDQGATWTGGPVLHDGPAAYSDVVEAGGRTLGVLYENGDTGTYERITFARVPFVALDRGLPAVATTPDSSGSGGSDGVVSGSPTVVADGAVDGALRLGAAGDHVEVPRSAHVDVGDGPFTAAGWFRTDVAADQALLWAYNSGSGRDQWWIRLEPGANRIRALIDTSLGTGR
- a CDS encoding LamG-like jellyroll fold domain-containing protein, producing the protein MALTRGADGVVLYVDGVAVASGAPVPGSVTTDAAVGLHLGQRPDGANQLLGDLDDVWLLGRAASAAEIAALAAGDAVGDPLVHLPLDEVSRAT
- a CDS encoding TIGR03557 family F420-dependent LLM class oxidoreductase, producing MTLARVGYAAMLERFAPSEVVQLAVAAEAAGFDGVMADDHFQPWTPQQGQAGFVWNVMTAMAERTRGLVGVGATCPSFRWHPAVVAQAAATLEQLYPGRHWLGIGSGEAISEHVVGGYWPEAPQRIARMFEAVEIIQKLFTGRDVRHDGRFFTLERTRLWTMPAAPPPVYIATSGPITARRAGASCDGMITVASTPDKVASLFGRFDEGARSAGKDPSTLAKIVQVHLSWAPDPAEAAAQALREWPNGAMRFSKADIRSPYDFDQIARMVRVEDFEGRVLISADLEVHRREIQRYLDAGATHVYLHDAGPDQRTWIDVFGREVLPKLTA
- a CDS encoding ABC transporter ATP-binding protein, with the protein product MTVLDTPVLLQPPAGRAEAAPALSVADVSWSADGRLIVDGVRLSVAPGTMTGLLGPNGSGKSSLLRTVAGTYRPDGGQVLLGGSDLGAMRRRDRARRVAVVEQESSTDVPLQVLDVVLLGRTPHRASAADEGLALAALETVGMHDLADRDWHTLSGGERQRVHLARAITQQPELLLLDEPTNHLDIHYQLALLTFVRSLGVTTLAALHDLNLAAAYCDQVVVLAGGRVAAAGAPSEVLVPEVVRSVFGVDADIHLNPRTGRPVLTFSPL
- a CDS encoding putative F420-0 ABC transporter permease subunit, giving the protein MTTTASPPTVPGGASAPQVRRAGARTTGWIAVMTAVLAASITLAVTIGSADLHPLDVWRSIGDHLGLSSSSLSQLRDGIVWELRLPRVLTAAAVGAALAVCGAVMQTLTRNPLADPYLLGLSSGASVGAVAVLILGVGWLGLPVAAFAGALLALVVTFALANRRGELAPTRTVLAGLAVSYLCSAATSFIIFWSATGDSYREILSWLLGSLGGASWSDAAIVWVAVVVVGAVLVSRSRVLDAFAFGDSTALSLGIEVNRTRWTLLTLVALLTGAAVAVSGAIGFVGLMLPHAVRFVVGSGHRAVLPLSALAGASFMIWADTLARTLFDPRELPVGVVTAFLGAPAFAVLLRRRRVGR
- a CDS encoding putative F420-0 ABC transporter substrate-binding protein, with the translated sequence MALSPTRSLRAALLGVAAGAFVLAGCGSDDGAGPGDDATEAASTGAPGSGEFTPVSVDNCGFDVTVDSPPERVVTIKSTATEMMLALGLADKLVGTAFADGPVPDAYASDLDGVPVLSDNVPGQEALLDVEPDFVYGGWESNFGVDTAGERSSLADFGITTYVSPAACQEPAYQPDPMTFDELFAEIHEVASFFGVTEAADSLVAEQQALLDQVESPGDGLTALWYSSGEDAPFVGGDIGAPAMMMRELGVENIFADVDATWSNVSWEQIIDRNPDVIILVDAAWNTADSKIERLTNNPATAALPAVAEERYLTLPFPAAEAGVRNAQAVVDLAGQLEELGL